The genomic window TGGAACAAAAAGGGGAGATGAAAAATAGATTGTAGAAGTATATGGAATATAACTTAACAAGTGAGTGGATTTGTGgggcaaaaaaagcaaaagcccAGGATGACTAGCATGGTAGAGCAAAAAttggatataaagacaaaatttcCTGAAAGTACAGAATGAAATTTTGCAATGTATAAATTCGGTACAGAAATCATTACAATTAATTGAACTTACTATGTAAAATTCGAATGACATTAACTATGTCGTAGTTGAATAATTTCTGAGATTCGAAATTGTTGCATTTCacagtatttttttctgatttatatgGAAAGGGGAAATTACTTGTCACCATATCCGACCAGATATCTGTAAAGATTCCATCTTTTACTCGTTGTAATTTGTTCATCCGATTCCTGTGAAGTGAAGATAATACCTCCAGTTTCTCAGACTGAGGGAGACGTCTGAGTATGAAGGGAGAGACAGTGAGCTCTCCCATAATTGGCCAGGGGGAAGGGCCTTAGGCGGGGCCAGACAGGAGAAGACCAGTGGTTGCAACCCATCAGAAAATTGAAGCTACTCCAGGTCGATAATCTTCCAGCCTTTTTCTACCCAATCTGAGAGGACTCCAGTGCGGGACACCATACACTCCTCGAGGCACTGTGCAGTAGAGAGGGATTAAAACTGAGGAGCGGAGAACGCATTTCAGTGAGGCGCCTGCTACCTTTCACCCTAAACTGTTGGATTCTATGCAGAAGCTGCAAAAACTGCGGCTTCCCCGAATTTAGAGCTGCGAGGTCTCTTCTGCTCTTAATTCAGTGGGGGCCGGAAAAAAGGAACACCTAGCCGACCTTAAAAGGGCGGAGGCGTTTATTTTCTTTTAGTCCTCGGGGCTATCCTGCTGCAACCAGATTTGACTCGCACCGGGACTTCAATTACAAAACGAAGCTGGGAGAAAGGGACCAAGTCCTAGTTTAGATTCAGTGGCTTGAGTTCCGATGAGTTTAGCAACTGAGGAAGGGAGACCTCCTCAGAGAAGTCTAAAGATTTGTCCAGTCTCAATGCTAGGGTAGTGGATCAACCAATCGTGCCAGAACTATTGGCAAAAAGAGAAGCCGCCTGAGTTCTCTCCGCTGGAATCACATTAACAAAAAGACACCCCCATAACTACCTTCTCGTCCAtctcttcccctccaccccccatCTACAAACCTGGGAAAAACCTCCAGCCTCCTCCCCTTCTCAGAGGATGGAGGATCAGTGTAAAGAGTGACCAGCTTCCGCTCTTTTTAATCCTAGAAGACTGACCATCCCCTCGACTTGGCCAAAGTGAgctttttccccccctccccttcctctcggACATCTCCACCCCTCACCCCCCTTCTCaattccctcctccctctggACGAGGGCGGAGGAGAGGAGGGGGTGTCCTGGTCGTCATGACAGAGCTGAAGGCAAAGGATCCACGGACTCCCCACGTGGCGGATGGTGCACCTTCCCCCTCCCAGGTTGAATCCCCCCTTTTGGGTCACCCAGATCCTGACCCTTTCCAATCCATCCAGAATTCGGAAACCCCTCCGGTGGTCACGGCGCTCCCCATATCCTTGGACGGATTGCTCTTCACCAGAAGCAGCGACGAAGAGGAGCCCCCGGACAGGAAGGAGGAAGGCGAACGGGTGCTGCCCGAGGTGGACTGTGCGTATCCCGTAGCAGCCGGATCAGGCGGGGGAGGCGGAGTAGTCAAAAGTAGCAGTGTCCGAGCCCCAGGTAAGGACAGCGGGCTGCTGGACAGTGTCCTGGACACGCTGCTGGCGTCCCCGGGGCCAGGACACGGTCACGCCAGCCCCCCCTCCTGCGTCGCCACCCCCTGGTGCCTCTTTGGCACCGAGCTCCCTGAAGACCCTGGGGCCGCCCCCTCATCCCAGGGGGCGCTGCCGCCGCTCATGAACCGGCTGCCGGGCAAGGAAGAAGAAGTCTCAGGTGCTGGAGCCGCGCACAGAGTCCCGCCGGGAGGGCCGCCCTCATCACGGCCGCCGCTGGCGGCCAGCCCCCAGTGGCCCGAGGCAGCCGCTAAGGCGCCGCCGTCGTCACGGGACGAGGATGGGCCCGAGAGTTCGGCTGGACACCTCCCCAAGGGCAGGTCCAGGGTCTTAGCCGGCGGCGGCAGCGTGGCGGCAGCGGCTGTGGCCACAACCCCGACCCTGCCGCCCACGGGAGACGTGTCGCCGGCGCCCAGGGACGAACTCCGCTTCTCCGCTTCCAGAGCCGGCCCCGCGGCTGAGCTGGAGCCTTCGACGGCCTCGGGGCGCTCCTCATTGGCCGCCTCGCTGATGGACTTCATCCACCTGCCCATCCTGCCGATCAACCCAGCCTTCCTGGCGGCCCGCACCCGGCACCTGCTGGAGGTGGAGGGCTTCGAGGGAGGCGCCGGAGCTTTCGCGCAGCCCCGGGACTCGCCTGCCTCCTCGTCCACCCCGGGAGCCGGGGGCGACTTTCCCGACTGCGCCTTCCAGCCGGACTCCGAGCCCAAGGAAGACGCATACCCGCTGTACGGAGACTTCCAGCCCCCAGCGCTGAAGattaaggaggaggaggaagggggagacgGCGCAATCCGGTCCCCGCGCTCTTACCTGGTGCCTGGCCCCACCCCGGCCGCCGGCCCAGACTACGGGCTGGGATCCCAGCTGCCCCAaccgcagccgccgccgccgccccagCCGCGGGCACCCTCATCTAGACCGGGGGACTTGTTGGCAGCCCCTGCCAGTGCCTCTGCCAGCGTTTCCTCCTCATCCGCATCCTCATCCTCCTTATCctcgtcttcttcttcttcgtccTCCTCTTCCGCCGCCTCCACCTCGCACTCCACCCTCGAGTGCATCCTTTACAAAGCCGAGTCGGCGCAGCCTCAGCCCGGGCCTTTCGGGCCCCTACACTGCAAAGGGCCAAGTGGAGCCGGCTGCCTTCTGCCGCGGGACAGCCTGCCCTCCACCTCGACCTCGGCTGCCGCCGGCCCCGCCTCGGCCCTCTACCAGCCGCTCGGGCTGAACGGGCTCCCGCAGCTGGGCTACCAGGCAGCCGTTCTGAAGGAGGGCTTACCTCAGGTCTATCCCCCCTATCTGAACTATCTGAGGTAAGTGAGGCAGAGCAGAAGCGGATTGGGGGCGGCGGGTCTGCCTGCGGTAACATTCTGGAATTCGGGTGGAGGAGGGGGGGAGCAAAAGTGCTGAGTTCGGAGTGGTcggggcgggggtgggggtgggggaggaggaggagaactggTATGGAATCCAGCGATGCCACTTAGAACATTCTGAGAAAATAAGGGTCGCAACTTCGCGGCTTCCTCTTGACCCTATTACCAGGGAGAGTGTAGGAGCTGTCCTGGAGGTTGCTGggcttggagaagggagagaataatagattgcttttttccccctccttcccccttcctatGCTCCCCACTTGGTGTTTAGAAGTTAGCCTCCGGGAAGGGATTCGAGGGTGGCTGGGGAACCCGAAAGGCCATGGTAAAACTTTGGAGCTCAGCTAGAACCTGCCAGCACCGCCCCTCAAAAATGCACCGCGTCACTCTCGTTGGGTCCTAAATGTAGGTGGCAGGGTGCCGAAGCGGCCACAGGGATTTGGGGGGAAGGAGCGAATTTTCGAGGATTGTGGTGgttgtatttgttttaaacttGGGGATTTTCAGTTTCCTATTAGAATCGAGTTAAAGTGAAGAGCGGCACCGCAGAAacgaaagcagaaaaaaaatttatgctAAAGAAGCACTTAGTTTCCCTGCggatcctaaaaaataaaatcaccttTCCTGAAAATAAAACTTTGCATCAGGCATATATGTGTGGCAGTTAACTCCCTGCCGGACCTTAGAGTATTTAAACTTGTCAAATAAAACTACGAAGATTCCCAATTACATGACCCCTGAGAGTACTTataaaagtgatagttttatgtACTTTATATCAGTTTGTTAGATAGATGCTAGTGTGCAAATACTAAAGTCTATTCGGCTTTTCCTTTGTGTTCTACAAGTAAATATCAAGTTATCTCAGGACTAAAGGAAAGAGCACATTTCAAAGAACTCTTTGGAGTTTTATAAAACTTTACAAcgttatttaaaattaaaaaaaaaaaacagattaggATTTCAGTTGACAGCTTCTGACTTAAAAGTTTATTAGTAAAGAATTCATTTTTACCATTGACATTGCCTTTCCCACACATCATGTCTTCTTCACTCATCTGTTGGCCTACAGAGTGCTACTGATTGACTAAAAAAGTTTGTGAGTATGAAGAATGTTACAAATTAATAGTCtatttataaagtttataaagaCAAGGGAATTTGAAACTGTTCATCAGTAcatattaaattacattttgaTTTGGAATCATTTGGACTTTTGTTCTATGTTTAAAAATTAACACTGAActcagaagtttaaaaaagttCACTGTTGAACATTGATAATATCATCAtgctttttatttaattcaaaggCCAGATACAGAAGCCAGCCAGAGTCCTCAATATGGTTTTGAGTCATTACCTCAGAAGATTTGTTTAATCTGTGGTGATGAAGCTTCTGGTTGTCACTATGGAGTCCTTACCTGTGGAAGCTGTAAAGTCTTCTTTAAAAGGGCAATGGAAGGTAagattgtttatattttgttgttatacTAATGGAAAGGAAACAATCTTCATTTCAGACTTCTTAAATATACTTGCCTCTAAGAAGATAAAAtctagtttaaaatattttgggtatttattttagaaatttggtCTTTACCATTAAAAACAGAACCTAGTAAAAGTTTTATACCTTTCAGACCACTTGATACTTTAAATATTGAATAAGAAGCATTATTGTGCTGGTAGAatttttacttattaaaatttgatttcagcatccaaagaaacatttttattcaattcatatttttcctcttaagCACGTACATTAAATTTCTgatgaataaagaaaatgttaatgagctGATGGGACTCTATGGCatgtagtattttaaaataagttaaaatattaattgctaaGATGGATTTCatcaattattttatgttttgctttttcACTGCATTAATGTACTGTCCTTTTCTGTGAAATAAAGTCATCTTTGAACACCttgaaaattgtttctttttttaatgcagaTATTATATAGAATACTTTGTTTTGATACTTTATGCATATTAACTTAAATTAAGATAAATTTGTATACCAAGTGAAGAGATAGTATTTATAGAGTTGTTTTTACGCAAATTACATGTGCTATTTATTTTGTAGTGGcgactttaaaaaagaaacaacttcAAGTTCATTGAACCAGTTACCATTTGGGAATGTATCATAGACTTttagagaaaacattttaagTTTACTTTACACTTATACTCTagacaaacatatttatatttaaaaacaagataTTTTTGCAGCTAACAGCATCCACAGcaataaaaccttttttatttttaatctactcATACACTATCTTGGAATCTCCACAAAGGAGTGGAATGACTAAGTTATATAGCTCAAGAGAATTATATTTTATCCCTGAGAGTTCtgacacatttctttctgatctcagcattctccccctcccctcgcttttacttgaaggcaggaatttcAGGTTTAAGAGACTTCATAAAAAGAAGGGAAGTAAAATATGGCAATTTCTTGATGCTTTCAAATGGGTTTAAAACATATTCACAGAGAGATGtagtgacttttaaaaatgcatttaatcAAAAAATATGCTGTGGGTACCAAAAGAGAATTGAATATTTGAAATTGTGCAGAACTAAGATATTTATCAATATTCATGTAATATGTaagtatttttaagaaaatgGTTTAATTATATATCTCTAAGCCATGATCTATATCTGTAATTATAAGGAAGTACAAAGCCCTTCACctattattatatgttaataatatttatcaaaatttaacaaaagaaGTATTTGTATGAGAACCCATTAACTTATActaatttatcattatttcacaacttttaaaaatgtatttatagatTAGATTATATTGAGGGTTTAACACTATTTTCCTCAACTTTTATGCATAAAACTCTCAAATTCTTAAATATGTGGAGGTTTCCCCCTTTATAATATAATCATTAATGAAAAGGATGCTTTTTAAGTGAGAGTGTAAAGTATCATTTTTAATTATCACCTGTATATTTTCATTAACCTTCCCTTTCATTcctattttccttgtttttcacttctttttctattatttttaaccttcttGTTCTATTATTTATACACCAATACTCTTACCTTTGCTCATTCCTTAACTGAGTCAGGTCACCCAAATGCTAGGTtatattccattttctctcttcctgtttTTAGTATTCATATGTTGTTAAAGACAGTCATAAATTTCTCTTGACTAAATCCACAATAAATTAATACTACTAATCCACCTTTAGTCTTtccactataaaatattttatatataatgtcaaGTTAATCTTTCTATTACACATATTTGATCAAATGATTCCCGTTTGAAAATCTTCAATGGCTGCAATCAGTGCATCTCAAGGTCAGAGCTATACAACTGGAAGATCTTAGATCTGTAACAGAAAAATACCTTAGAGATTAaatataattctatgatcctatgaaaacagctatatatgaaataataattatgtagtacataatttcatttttaaaggtaaaaattaGTGTAGTGGAATGGTAGGAAAAAACTTCAAGTGGCAGTTGCCTCAAGAAATAGAATTTACATAGAAAAAATTGTAGAAGATAGCTTTTAAGGTTAGACATATCATGTTTAAAAAGTGATAGACTGAGCCAGATACGTTCAAGGGACTGTGAAGAAAGATTGCTTTGGCTCATGTTAGTGATGTATGCATAATAAAGACTAACCCATGAGTGAGTGGCCCTATGCATGCATAAAGGGTACCTGAGGTcagtatgaaaaaaagaaagaagcaaacttTCCTAGATAGAAGAGAGCTAGGTGGGAAGAGACCAGAGGCTATTATAGAAGTCCAAGCAAAATGTGATGAGATCCTAAGATACAGTCAAAGTGGTGACATTGGAAGTGTAAAGATGATTCTGAGGTATAATCAGAAGAATATGGCCAAGGATATAAGAGATAAACAAGAGGGAAGTGTCAAGGATAATAGGGTTTGAACTTGGGTGACTTTTCTAGCATGATAGCTTAATGCCCAGAACACTACCTGGCCTATAACAGGTgcttaaaatgcttgttgaatgggTATATGcattaataaatgaatggaaatttGGTGGTACCATCAAACAAAGAAagtaaattgagaaaagaaata from Sminthopsis crassicaudata isolate SCR6 chromosome 3, ASM4859323v1, whole genome shotgun sequence includes these protein-coding regions:
- the PGR gene encoding progesterone receptor — protein: MTELKAKDPRTPHVADGAPSPSQVESPLLGHPDPDPFQSIQNSETPPVVTALPISLDGLLFTRSSDEEEPPDRKEEGERVLPEVDCAYPVAAGSGGGGGVVKSSSVRAPGKDSGLLDSVLDTLLASPGPGHGHASPPSCVATPWCLFGTELPEDPGAAPSSQGALPPLMNRLPGKEEEVSGAGAAHRVPPGGPPSSRPPLAASPQWPEAAAKAPPSSRDEDGPESSAGHLPKGRSRVLAGGGSVAAAAVATTPTLPPTGDVSPAPRDELRFSASRAGPAAELEPSTASGRSSLAASLMDFIHLPILPINPAFLAARTRHLLEVEGFEGGAGAFAQPRDSPASSSTPGAGGDFPDCAFQPDSEPKEDAYPLYGDFQPPALKIKEEEEGGDGAIRSPRSYLVPGPTPAAGPDYGLGSQLPQPQPPPPPQPRAPSSRPGDLLAAPASASASVSSSSASSSSLSSSSSSSSSSSAASTSHSTLECILYKAESAQPQPGPFGPLHCKGPSGAGCLLPRDSLPSTSTSAAAGPASALYQPLGLNGLPQLGYQAAVLKEGLPQVYPPYLNYLRPDTEASQSPQYGFESLPQKICLICGDEASGCHYGVLTCGSCKVFFKRAMEGQHNYLCAGRNDCIVDKIRRKNCPACRLRKCCQAGMVLGGRKFKKFNKVRVMRALDGVALPQPVGLPNESQALTQRITFSPNQEVQLISPLINLLLSIEPDVIYAGYDNTKPETSSSLLTCLNQLAERQLLSVVKWSKSLPGFRNLHIDDQITLIQYSWMSLMVFGLGWRSYKHVNSQMLYFAPDLILNEQRMKESSFYSLCLTMWQIPQEFMKLQVTQEEFLCMKALLLLNTIPLEGLRNQNQFDEMRSSYIRELIKAIGLRQKGVVASSQRFYQLTRFMDSLHDLVKQLHLYCLNTFIQSRALSVEFPEMMSEVIAAQLPKILAGMVKPLLFHKK